In Haloarcula limicola, the genomic stretch GAGTTCGACGCGGACGAGCGGACGCTCTCGGATCGGCTCCTCACCGGCCGCGTCTCGACGGCGACCCGCGTGGTCGCCCAGAAGTCCTGGCTCCGGGCGAAGCGCTCGCCCTTCACCGTCCAGTTCGCCGTCGCGCCGCTCTTCCTGCTCGTCTATCAGGGCCAGTTCCTGCTGACCGGCGGCCCGGTCCCGGCGACGCTCCCGCTGACGGCGGGTCTGGCCAGCGCATCGGCGTTCGGCGCGGCGTTCACGCTCAACCCGCTCGGCGGCGAGGAACGCGTCCTCCCGCTGACGCTGACCGCGAACGTCTCCGGCCGGGAGTTCCTCGCGGGGCTCGTCATCGCGGGCGTCCTCCCCGGTCTCCCCGTGACAATGACGCTCGTCGGCGGCCTCGGCGTCGTCGCCGGGCTCGGCCCGGCCGCGCTCGGGACCGCTCTCGCGACGGCGTTCGTCGCGACGCTCGCCGCCCCGGCAGTCGCCGCCGGGACCGGCGTCGTCTTCCCGAAGTTCGAGACCTCGTCGGTTCACGGCCGCGAGGTGACCGTCCCCAGCAGTTGGGCGTTCCTGTCGTACTTCGCCCTCCTCGCCGTCGCCGTCCTCCCGGCGAGCGCGGCGTTCCTGTTCGCCGTCGATCCGCCGTTCTCGGTCCCCTTCCCCGTCGGAACGCCGGTCTCGCTCGGCATTGGTCTTGGCGTCACCGTCGTCCTCTTAGGTGCCATCGGCGGCCTCGGCTACCGCTACGCCGCGAACCGCGTCGCCACCTACCGGCTTCCCTGACCCGATTCAACAGATCGGCCTCGGATCCAGCCCCATCCCGTTCAGCGTCTCGGCGTACTCCTCGTACGCGACGCCGATAGCCTCGATAGCCGCGTCACGGGCCGTCTCGCGGCCCTCGTCGTCGAGTTCCGCGAGCGCGTCTCGCGCCGCGCCGAGGTCGCCCGCGGCGGCCCGGATCTCCCGGAAGGTGTCGGCGCTTTCCTCGTCGGCCTCGTTGACGAAGAAGCTCACCACCTGCAGGTAGAACCGATCGGCGACCAGCGGGACCGCCACGAGCCCCGCGCCGACTCGCTCGGCCGTCCCGTCGACGGTTTCGAGGTGTCCCGAGAGCGCGTCCGTCTCCGCGTCGGCTGCCGTCGCGTCGTCCCCCGCGATACGGTCGACCCGCTCGGTCGCCGCCGACGCCGCGTCGGCGAAGCGGTTCGCAGTCGCGCCCCCGCTCTCGTCGGCCCACGCGGCCAGCGCGCTCGCTCGCCCGCGTTCGCGCGTGATCGCCGCTTCGCGGACCGCATCGCTCGTCAGGTCCGCGCCCGTCACCGCGACGAGCAGTTTGTCCGACCCCAGCCGCTCCAGTTCGCTCGCGCTCGCCTCGCGCACCGCATCGAGTGTATCGGCCGCGTCCATGCCGACGGGAGGGGCGCTCGATTCATAGAACCCCCGCCCGATTTATCGCCCGGCGACTCTTAGTTCGCGCATGGCCGAGGAGTATCCCGACCCGCCGGCCGACCACCCGTCGCTGTCGGCGGCTGACCTGAAACGCCGCCTCGACGCCGGCGACCCCGTCCGCCTGCTGGATGTCCGCGACCGCGACGAGTTCGAGCAGTGGCGCGTCGACGGCCCGTCGGTGACCGCGACGCAACTGCCGTTCGCCAAGTTCTTGCAGGCGAAGGTGACCGACGGCGTGGCCGACCTCGCCGACGATATCGCCGGCGACGGCCCCATCACGGTCGTCTGTGCCCGCGGCGAGTCGAGCGCGTTCGTCGCCGGACTGCTGACCGACTACGGCTTCGACGCCCACAACCTCGCCGACGGAATGGAGGGCTGGGCGCGCCTCTACGAGAGTCACGAGATTCCCTGCGACGACGCCACCGTCTTCCAGTACCAGCGCCCCTCGTCGGGCTGTCTGTCGTATCTGGTAGTCAGCGACGGCGACGCCGCCGTCGTCGATCCGCTCCGGACCTTCGCCGACCGCTACGTCACCGACGCCGCCGACCGCGACGCCGCGCTCCGCTACGCCGTCGACACGCACGTCCACGCCGACCACGTCAGCGGCCTCCGCGAACTCGCCACGGATCACGATGTCGAACCGATGTTGCCGGCCCGTGCAGCCGACCGCGGCGTCGCCTTCGCTGTGACCGAGCTCAACGACGACGCCGAGATCGCCGTCGGGTCGGCGGCGCTCGCCGCGGTCCCGCTGCCGGGCCACACGACCGGCATGACCGGGTTCGCCGTCGGCGACGTCCTCCTCACCGGCGACAGCGTCTTCGTCGAGAGCGTCGCCCGCCCCGACCTGGAGTCCGACGCCGACGGCACCCGCGACCTCGCGCGCTCGCTGTACGAGACGCTGACCCGGCGACTCGCCGACTTCCACGACGATACAGTCGTCGCACCCGGACACTACTCCGAGAGCGCCGAGCGAGCCGGCGACGGGACCTACACCGCCCGCTTGGGCGATATCCGCGAGCGTCTCCCCGCCTTCGAGATGGACCGCGAGACGTTCGTCGAGCGCGTCTGCGCCGACATTCCGCCGCGACCGGCCAACTTCGAACGTATCGTCGCCGTCAACCTCGGGACCGACACCGCCGACGCGGAGGCCGCCTTCGAACTCGAGCTCGGCCCGAACAACTGCGCGGCCGCGCCGATGGACTAAAACGGGAGTCGCCGGCGGAGCCGTTCGTACAGCGACGTCTCCTCGTCGGTCTCGGCCGGCCCGACGACGTCCTCGTCGGGCAGGATGACCGTCCGCTCGCCATTGTCCTCGACCTCGATGAGACCGTCCTCTTTGAGCGCCGGGAGCGCTCCCTCGATCTGGTCGATGGTCACCTCCGCCCGCGACCGGATCTCGAACACCGTCATCCCCTCCTCGTGGCGGTCCGCGAGCGCGTCGAGGACCGCGACCTCCGTCTCGTCCCGGTCGCGGTACTCCGGCTTCGCTCTCATATCCCCCTCTATACCCGGATGGCTCTTGTCTCTGTCCCTCAATCCGCTCCAACGAGGGCACGATCCCAAGACCGAACGAGCGCATCGCCAGTCGAAGCGAGGCGCATCCGGTGAGCTACGATGACTCCGCTTCCGTTGCAGTAGGAGTGTAGTGTGGCGATCCCGGTCCGTACTCCAGCGTCTGGATGAACTCCGCCCAGTAACGAATATCGTTCCACTCATCGCTGAGGTACTTGTTTGCCATCGACTCGTTGACATACGTCGTCCGATACAGTTCGCCGTCGCGTTCGAGGACGGCACGGTGGTTCACCCGCTCGGGGACGTAGCTCTCGTCGACGGATTCGAACGTATCTGTTCGGTAATTTTCAGCGAGGAACGCATAGATCCGTATCAGCGAGAAGTCTTGCGTTTCTAGGTTCTCCAAGTCAAGAAGATACGTTATCGTGATACTCTCGTTCGACGGATTGACGGAACTGTCGATAACAGAGACATTTCGGTCTCCCAGAGCACCACTATAGCTCCAAATGAACGCTTCGTACTTTTGATACTGAATCGGTTTCTCCGTCGATAGATTGATAGACGAACTGGGAGTTGCGGTGACGGTCGGCTTTTCTTCAGGAGTCTCAGTAGGTGTCTGTGTCGAGTCCGATTCGACTGACGCCGTCGCTACTGGTTTCTCGCTTTTCTCAGGAATCGGTTGAACTGCGGTTTGGTCCGTAGGGGTGTCTGGGTCCGAACCGATATCGACGCCGCTGCAGCCGGCGATCACCAAAAGAAGAGCTATGAGGGCTAGCGTCCAGACACTCCGGATTGTGTTCTTAGAGCTACTCATCACCGAAACCACTCTTGCACTATCCTTTCATTCATTTTTTGTCGTTATATTAATATTCTACTAGAAAGTTATCCAATCCGATATCTCGTTTAACAGGCCCCCGTTAGATTCGTCTGGAGAATCACGCTTCCCGGTATGCAGTGAACTATCACTCTCTTCTTCCGCGTGGCAGGTATAGCACGCTCCTGCGCCGTTCAATGGGGGGGCGTACCCGCTACTCTTGTCAGTATCTGTCTCTACGATATTGTTACTGGGTGGCCCCTCCGCCGAGAGATAGTCGTCGTGACTTCCTGTCCCAGCAGAGGAAGCCCCGTCAGTCATGTCACTAACAGTCTCGCTTCGAGAATCGGTGGCGCTGTAATCGTGCTCTCCGGTTCTGTCGTAATTTGCTGGCTCAGAGTCGTGGTTTGTGTCCGTAGAGTCTACTGGAACATTGCTTGTCTGAGTACTTCCAGCGGAGGGAGGAACATACCCCGATTGGTTGTCAGTCGAAATAGCTTCAAGACCCCAACTGATGGTACTATTTTTATCTTTCTCCTTGATGTTCTCCTCCGCCGCCTCGAGCATTGCATCGACATTGTATCCCGTCTGCGGGCCATTGCGATAGTCCTCTATCGTCTCGTTTTCGAGGAAAGAACCGACATCAGTTAATTCGCCGCCGACGTACAGCTGGATCCCGTTGTCGGCGTTCGAGTCGAGTACGGTACGATTGCCGTCGAAACTGTAAATCATGTCTGAACCGTTCATACATCCCTGGAACTTTCCGTTAGCGTAGTACGGAGCGACGCCCTGCGCGCAGGGGTTATCGCCGCCACCTGCCCCCGGCGCTCTGACGAGTAGTGTCTGAGTGGCCGCACCGCTATATCCCAGTTCGTCGTAGACGACGGCGCGGACCGGGACCCGGCCGGCCGTCCCGAACGTGTTCGTGAGGGTACTCGTGGCGTTCTCGCCCGAGACCGACTCCTCTCGGAGAACGGTACCGTCGAGTAGCCACGCGAATCGGGTGACGTTCGTCTCCGTCGCGTTGGCGGTCGCCACGAGCGTCGTTTCGCTCCCGCGAGTCGTCGTCGCGGGACCAGAGAGTTCGACTGTCGGACCTCGTGCGGGCGTGACCGAGACGTACAGCGTATCCTCGCGGGCCGCGCCGTCGTCGTCGATGGCACGGACCGTGACGGCGTACCGGCCGGTCCCGTCGGGGCGAAACTCGGTCTGGCGGCAGGTCGGACACGCCGGCGCGGTGGTGTTGCCAGACGGCGTCTCGATCGTCCACTCGACGTGGGCGATCGCCCCGTCAGGGTCACGCGAGCCGTTCGCATTGAGGAAGACGGTCGTATTGGTAACGACCGTCTGGTCGAGACCGGCATCGGCCAGCGGCGGCCGATTCTCGGCAGCGACAGCCGTGCCGGTCGCAGTTGCGACTGCGAGCACCGCGAGCGCGGCGACGACCCCACTTGCCGAGCGCATCGGTTCACGCTGGGTCGCTTTCGCTTATAATATTTCGTTTTCCTCTTCCAAAAACCAATTCAGTCGGAAATATTTCCAACGGAGAACGTTCTCGTGAACACCAGCCGACGGCCGCTTCGCGCAACCGACAGACAGGGTTTAAGTAGGTCACGGCGGCAATCACTGACAATGGGTCTCAAATGTTCCGTCCTCGGGCACACGTACGGTGAGACCACCGTCGAGCGCGAGCGCGAAGAGCAGGGTAGCGAAGTCGTCATCACCATCCAGGAACGGGAGACCTGCGAGCGGTGTGGAAAGACGCGGATCGTCTCGGAGAACAAGGAAGTGACCTCGATCGAGACGCCCGCTGACATCGCGGGCGATATGGTCGACGACGGAGACGAGAGCGAACCGGCGGCCGACGAGGAATCGGTGGAATCGGTAGACGCTATCGACTCGTTCGCCGACAGCGAGCCGTTGGACGACCCGGAGACGGAGACCGAGGAAGCGGAGCGAGACGCCGACGAGGGATCGGCGTCCCGACCGGAGACAGCGGCGGGAACCGAAACCGAGGTCGAGGCCGAAGCGGAGGCGGTCGAACCCGACGTCGACGACGCGGAGATCTTAGACGACAGCGACGACGGCGACCGACGGGGCGACAGCGAACTGGAGAACCCGACGACGGACGTATCGGTATCCGACGCCGAGACGGGGGAGTCGGTGACCGACGACGAGGCCGACCCGGAGACGGACGACGCCGTCATCATCGACGGCGACGAGGACGACGCGGCGGGGACGACCGACCGCGAACCCGGGCAGTGGCCCGAGGAGCCGGGCGACGACAGCGAGGACGACGGGTGGCGGCCCGACACGGATCTGACCGCCGAGGAGTCCGTCGACGGGTCCGCCCCGGCCGAGTCCGCGGAAGGCGAGGCGGTCACCGTGCCGGCGGGGCAGTTCCGCTGTCCGGAGTGCGGGTTCACGACCGACGTCGAGGCGAGTTCGCTCAGGGCGGGCGACTTCTGCCCGGAGTGCCACAGAGGCACACTCGTCACCGGTAGCGAGTGAACGCAAAGGGTAAGACGGGGCCTCGCAAAACGAAGTCCATGCGCGAGTACAAGATGCGGCGGGGTGAACACCTCGAAGACCGCGTCCCGGACATGGAAGCGTTCGTCGAGGAGCACTTCGGCGAGGTCACCGACACAGAGGAACACAACGGGAGCGACCTCCTCGTGGTAGACGAACCGGACAACCCCGTCTTCGACCGGGTCGTCGCCGGCACCGTCAGCTTCGGCAGCAAGAAAGACAAACTGGCGCTCCACATCGACGAGAAGCCCGCGGAAGAGGTCATCGCGGAGGGGCACGTCGACGCCGCCGAAGACGCCGTCACCGTCAAGAACGACTTCTTGGAGGGCGCGACCGGCCGCGACGCGAAGGCGCGTCGGGACTCCCTCAAGCGGTCCGTCGAGGACGACGCCGACAAACCCGACAACGTCTGAACGCGACGCTATTTTCCGGCAGGTGAGACCGCCCCAGCGGTATGCATAAATACGTACATGTCATATGTTCACACACGCCCTATCCGGAGGCGCACGAA encodes the following:
- a CDS encoding transcription antitermination protein gives rise to the protein MDAADTLDAVREASASELERLGSDKLLVAVTGADLTSDAVREAAITRERGRASALAAWADESGGATANRFADAASAATERVDRIAGDDATAADAETDALSGHLETVDGTAERVGAGLVAVPLVADRFYLQVVSFFVNEADEESADTFREIRAAAGDLGAARDALAELDDEGRETARDAAIEAIGVAYEEYAETLNGMGLDPRPIC
- a CDS encoding MBL fold metallo-hydrolase; its protein translation is MAEEYPDPPADHPSLSAADLKRRLDAGDPVRLLDVRDRDEFEQWRVDGPSVTATQLPFAKFLQAKVTDGVADLADDIAGDGPITVVCARGESSAFVAGLLTDYGFDAHNLADGMEGWARLYESHEIPCDDATVFQYQRPSSGCLSYLVVSDGDAAVVDPLRTFADRYVTDAADRDAALRYAVDTHVHADHVSGLRELATDHDVEPMLPARAADRGVAFAVTELNDDAEIAVGSAALAAVPLPGHTTGMTGFAVGDVLLTGDSVFVESVARPDLESDADGTRDLARSLYETLTRRLADFHDDTVVAPGHYSESAERAGDGTYTARLGDIRERLPAFEMDRETFVERVCADIPPRPANFERIVAVNLGTDTADAEAAFELELGPNNCAAAPMD
- a CDS encoding DUF6432 family protein, which produces MRAKPEYRDRDETEVAVLDALADRHEEGMTVFEIRSRAEVTIDQIEGALPALKEDGLIEVEDNGERTVILPDEDVVGPAETDEETSLYERLRRRLPF
- a CDS encoding PKD domain-containing protein, whose translation is MRSASGVVAALAVLAVATATGTAVAAENRPPLADAGLDQTVVTNTTVFLNANGSRDPDGAIAHVEWTIETPSGNTTAPACPTCRQTEFRPDGTGRYAVTVRAIDDDGAAREDTLYVSVTPARGPTVELSGPATTTRGSETTLVATANATETNVTRFAWLLDGTVLREESVSGENATSTLTNTFGTAGRVPVRAVVYDELGYSGAATQTLLVRAPGAGGGDNPCAQGVAPYYANGKFQGCMNGSDMIYSFDGNRTVLDSNADNGIQLYVGGELTDVGSFLENETIEDYRNGPQTGYNVDAMLEAAEENIKEKDKNSTISWGLEAISTDNQSGYVPPSAGSTQTSNVPVDSTDTNHDSEPANYDRTGEHDYSATDSRSETVSDMTDGASSAGTGSHDDYLSAEGPPSNNIVETDTDKSSGYAPPLNGAGACYTCHAEEESDSSLHTGKRDSPDESNGGLLNEISDWITF
- a CDS encoding DUF7093 family protein, with translation MGLKCSVLGHTYGETTVEREREEQGSEVVITIQERETCERCGKTRIVSENKEVTSIETPADIAGDMVDDGDESEPAADEESVESVDAIDSFADSEPLDDPETETEEAERDADEGSASRPETAAGTETEVEAEAEAVEPDVDDAEILDDSDDGDRRGDSELENPTTDVSVSDAETGESVTDDEADPETDDAVIIDGDEDDAAGTTDREPGQWPEEPGDDSEDDGWRPDTDLTAEESVDGSAPAESAEGEAVTVPAGQFRCPECGFTTDVEASSLRAGDFCPECHRGTLVTGSE
- a CDS encoding DUF5611 family protein produces the protein MREYKMRRGEHLEDRVPDMEAFVEEHFGEVTDTEEHNGSDLLVVDEPDNPVFDRVVAGTVSFGSKKDKLALHIDEKPAEEVIAEGHVDAAEDAVTVKNDFLEGATGRDAKARRDSLKRSVEDDADKPDNV